The DNA region GAAGTTCCTCCGCTTGctcatgtgcgtgtgtgcagccTGGCGCTGTCCAAGGTACTTTAGcaccactgcaaacacacacacacacgcacacacgcacacacaatgcACGAATCCGCGCGCACGCAAACACGTGCGCAGTCCAGGGCCGTAGCCAAGAGACCACGAGTCGCAGCCTCCGCCCACATGTGGAAACATCCAAACACCAAAACACCTTCAGTCCTGAAGATCTGACTACATGACAGGCTCTGGAGGTAAGGCAATGCAAGTTTACTCATacaacacatttaaacaacCAGCTTCATTTTTAGTTCTCACATCATTGAAAACTGtctcaacaaacacacacacaaatcaatttctttaaaaaaaaacacatcaactgAATAATCTTCCAAATACATTTACggcaaataacacaaaaacaatgtggaacatttctttggTCATAAAAAGTTCCAGCAACACATGTACATGCGTTGAGAAATAAGCCTAAATGTTTTAATGCCAGATCATTTCTCTGTCTAGCATTATTCTAATTTGTCCTTTTAATGTCTGCAGAGGAACAGAAGATTAATAGCTTCCCTGTAAGAACCACTTGTACACATCAGGTACAACTCTGTACACACTGTTCATGCCCATGTGGTGACAGGCCTGGCAGATAGCGTGTGCAAACTCATGACTGCCCTCAACAGGATGACGCGTGGCAGTAAAGAACTGTCGCCAATTAAAGTATCTCATATAAGTCTCATTATCCTTATCCAGTGACAGGAGGAACTCAGCCAGTGCCGCGGCATGCGGGAAGTCATTTACATGTATGAAGGAAGTACCTGGGGCAAAATCCTCATAGTTTGTTCTCGGTGGGCCCATAACTATCGGCACAGTCCCGGCTGCAAGAGGTCCATTGAACGTTTCAGTGATGTAATCTCTGTGAACTGGATCCTCAAAGGAAAGGTAGAATTTGCAGCTGCTGATAGTCAGGAAATAGTTCTCAGCCTTCAAGAGCTCGGCTGAGGATCTGTGAAAGACATCCACCTTGATGTGCTTTATAAGCTCTTCGTAGTACTTGTATCTCTCAGCTGATTTTGTTAGGAGGTTGTCGCCATCCACAATCAAACAAAGCAATCTCTCCTTCTTGGGTAGCACAAAATCTTCATCCGTGTTCCTCTTGAGAGTCAGTCGCCAGCGAACGTGGATATCCGCATCCTTCCTGTAGCTCaaggttaaattaaaaaggCCTTGAATGCCTTCAATTTTGCGCATGTTGGTAGGTGAGTCCATGTTAAACCAGATCCACCTCTGAAATCTGGGTCTGGGTGAGGTGGGGAGATTGGAGAGGTCATCCTGGATAGCTCTGTGAAACACCAAAACTCCATGAGCTGTGGAGTACAGAGATCTATCATCTGTGAGGTGGCAGCTGTCAATTTGGAAGAGCCTCTTGCAGTCttgaaaatcaaactttttgttttcaggccAGAACCACAGCAGCAGTATGGGCTTGTCtttctgttgtgtctctgcagggttgggtttttttgtaacaaCTGATGTAATGGAAAAATTCCCCTGCTTTGTCCGCCGCCCTATATGAGCTGGGTGAGGATGACATTTTGGAGATGGGAATGACTTATAGtacattaaaaacagagttaTGAATCCAGCCAGCATGAGAGTCACTGCCAGGGTGACTCGTAGAAGACGATAAATGAATGCcataagtatatttactcaagtgcttTACTTTAAATCAACTTAAAAGGATAATACTGTAAACAAaagtatgcatatatatatatatatatatatatatatatatatatatatatattgtagtcaactgcatttatttgaaagtttgagttactttacagatgtagattataaacacaaaatataaatcaaccaATAAATTATGATGAATTATTATAGGCTTAGATACACAGCAGGACATAAAGTAAGTGAGCTCAACCTTTAtctctgtttgttattgtttttaatctgttgtCTTGCGTTTTAATGTGTTGTCAAATTTTAATTGtcattgtattttaataaattttaatctatctatctatctatctatctatctatctatctatctatctatctatctatctatctatctatcaaaaCATCATAACTCAGATCTAGTACATTATTCACAAACTGGCCACTGTAGTCAAggaatacttttacttttggtactaaacatattttcatgttaatacttttgtacttttatttaattgaaataaaaacatttacactgtAGTATTGTtccttttaataaaataaaatagcgaAATACTTCCACCACTGGCCATATTAAACCTGCAAGGAAATAAGAAACCTGTATCAGAATCACTGGAAAAACATTCCCTCAATAATTATTAGCAATAAATCATTCAGGTATTCTTTTTAAAGGTATCACACAGAGTTCAAAATGGTCTTAATTGTTTAAGTTAAAGGCCATAATCAATTAGGAATTCATAATGTTGAGGTCATGCAATTCTCGTTCCACCAAAAAGTGGTGTCAATGATCATTTTCAAAGTAGCAAAGGTGGAAAGTTTGGTCAAAATACTTACTTTATTGTTTTGCTGCTTGGAAGGTAAGCGTGTGGATATTCTGCATAATCCTGACTGAAGCTGCACAGGTGTGACAAGTAAAACGCAGCCCAAGAATTTCTCTCATCCTTATGGGAGCCACTTCAAATGGGCCATTGGACTGACGCTCCACCTACTAATGAGTCTAACCAACCCTGTGTCAGAGCGGGCAGTCGAGCACTTGGAACTTGATTTgacttttaaattatatttatatagaaGTTGTGTGTTTAGTTATGacgcattttaaaaaatcatgttaaaacATTCATAATCCCTCTAagatgagacagagacagtcttTATTTGATAATAGTTTGAATATTTCAAAGTGTTGTTgactttaaaatcatttaaattagcGGTATACACACAGGAGCATTAAATATGATCATTGTAATGCTATGAAGTAAACAGCGCAAAACTATTACATCTACAGaattaaacaaatgtgaaataatCAAAGTCACCTTACCCCTGTAAAATTCAAACAAGACATAAACTATCACTGCCACTATCAGACataaacactgatttatttatgtggACGTTACATGTGTAACAGCACACAATCACAGAAAAGTGCTCCCTTATTAAACCTATAGCAAATCATGTTTAACCCGATATATTTGCATCCTCATTCATCCCTCTCAGCTCCCCAGCTAACCTTTCACCCACATTAAGGTGTGCCTATAGAAAACTTAAACAAAGCATGAATGACCAAACGACATGACAGATTACTCTGAGCAAAGACTGCACACAAACCAACAGAAGcatctttgtctccctctcagGCGGACCTATACAGAACAATCTCTGCATCGCACAAACAGATAACAGGTGACAGGAAGATGGATGAACCTGAGTGAGATGGACTTATTTCTGCAAACACTTCTGAACATTTGAGTTGGAGTCGATTACTCTGACAGAGCTGAAAAACTTAAGAACCCtaaaataacactaaaaaaaagGTGATCAAAACTGTTGTATATCCATAGTTACTGTTTGTGGAATGATTTAAATGCAGATGGCTGCACAATCCTTTATCCTTAAATTGAGCAGCGCTGTTCTGCGGCCACCTCTGCACAGCCTACAGCAGGAATGGGACAGCACCTCATATTCGCATGGACACACCAGTCCTTATTCACCGTAAAGCACTCaactcctctccttctctccccagagtcctctgctctgtcaaATCAGCAAATGGAAAAAGAGCCTCCTGGTTAAATGATGCTCTCTAAGCCAAGTTTTAGTGAAACAAAGGATATTACTCTTCCTGATGCTGCACAGATGTCATTCAGTTTATATTCCAATGCCTATATATAATGGGCGGCAGGATGTTAGTTTGACTGGTGCTCATTCTTCTTCATGTTTACTTTTGAAAACCTCCACCTGGCTAGCTAGCAGAAGTAACAGGAGGAGAGTTTACAGACTGAGGAGTTGATTTCCTCATCCCGATGAGTGACTGGCAGCCACACGCCACCACCATCCAACACCAACCACAAAAAGCTTCACCAACACTTGCAGGGTAGACGTAAGAGCCTAAGTTTAGCACACATTTAGCAAAGCTTGCAGAGAGGTGACTGGAGACGTCTGTGCCCACGTCATTTCCTTTCTTAGCAAA from Plectropomus leopardus isolate mb chromosome 18, YSFRI_Pleo_2.0, whole genome shotgun sequence includes:
- the LOC121958173 gene encoding 4-galactosyl-N-acetylglucosaminide 3-alpha-L-fucosyltransferase 9-like; protein product: MAFIYRLLRVTLAVTLMLAGFITLFLMYYKSFPSPKCHPHPAHIGRRTKQGNFSITSVVTKKPNPAETQQKDKPILLLWFWPENKKFDFQDCKRLFQIDSCHLTDDRSLYSTAHGVLVFHRAIQDDLSNLPTSPRPRFQRWIWFNMDSPTNMRKIEGIQGLFNLTLSYRKDADIHVRWRLTLKRNTDEDFVLPKKERLLCLIVDGDNLLTKSAERYKYYEELIKHIKVDVFHRSSAELLKAENYFLTISSCKFYLSFEDPVHRDYITETFNGPLAAGTVPIVMGPPRTNYEDFAPGTSFIHVNDFPHAAALAEFLLSLDKDNETYMRYFNWRQFFTATRHPVEGSHEFAHAICQACHHMGMNSVYRVVPDVYKWFLQGSY